The genomic window CATGACACTTGTGTGCGTTTGATCGGCCAAGAAATGAATACAAAGCGCAATTAATTGCGCTCGACTAGCTCTTCATAGAGCACGCGGGCCGAGGCGGCATCGCCGCGGCGTTCGCTGAAGGCGGTGACCTTCAAGACGCGCACGGTGCGATCGAGCGCGATGGTGAGGACATCGCCGATCTTGATCGCATGCCCCGGCGACGTCTCGCGTGCGCCGTTGACGCGAACATGGCCGGTGACGACCAGCTCAGCGGCGGAGGTGCGCGCCTTCACCACCCGGGCGTGCCACAGCCATTTGTCGATGCGCTGCCGCTCGGTCGTAGGATTACTCCTTCCGGCCGGACAGCTGCTCTTTCAGCGCGGCGAGCTTGGCGAAGGGCGAGTTCGGATCGACCGGACGATCGCGTTCGCGCGGATTCGCGCTGGAGGCATAGGGACGCAGCGACGGACCGGACTCACGGTCGCGGCGGTCGCGGCCCTTGTCGCGGTCGCGGCCACGATGCTCGCGACCCTTGTCGCGATCGCCGCCGAACTTGCCCTTGTTGTCGCGGTCCTTGCCCTGGAAGCTGCGATTCCTATCCTCGCGGCGATCACCGCCCTCGCCACCTTCACGCGGCTTGCGAAAATCCTTAGCCCCATCGCGGCGATGACCACCATGGCGATGGCGCTCGCCGCGTTTCTCGCCGTCGGCTGACTGCGCTGCTTCGCCCGGCGCGGCCGTCGCGCCCTCTGCAGCCGCCTGCGGACGGTGATGGTGACGCTGATGGCGATGGCGCTCGTGGCGCGGCTTGCGGTCCTCGTGACGGCCGCCGGGACGCCAGACCTCGACGAGCTCGGGCTCCGCCGCAGCCTCAGGCGCGGCAGCGTCGGGCGATACGGCAGCTTCCGTTGCCGCGGTCGCGGCGGCAGCGGCTTCGAGGCCGGCAGCCTCCGCCGGCGCAGCGGTCTCTTCCGCCGGCGGCGCGATGCCGGGGGCATCTTCGGGCGTGACGGGAGCCTCGGGCGATGCTTCCAGCGCCGACTCCGCCGGCGCGGCCTCGTCCTGCGGTTCCACGCCGGGCGCGTCTTCGACGGTGACGGGTTCAGCGGCGGCATCCGTGGAGGATGCCTCCGCGGGCAGACCCGCAACGGCCTCCGCCGCGGTCTCGGTCGAGGTCTCCGCGCTGCCCTCGACGGGCGGCATCTCTGCCGCGATGGTCTCGGTCACCACAGGCTTCTGCGGCAGCGGCGGACGCTTCTCCATGCGATAGCCGAGCGCGCGCAGCACGGACGCAAAATCCTCGCCGGCCGATCCCGTGAGCGAGGTCATCGCCTGCGTCACCACGAAGCTGCGGCCGTCGAATGCGCCGGCGGGCTTTTCGCCGGGCGAATTCTCGCGCCAGGCCAGCGCCGGGCGGATCAGATCGGCAAGCCGCTCCAAAATGTCGACGCGCACGGCGCGCTCGCCGGCCTGCTTGTAGCCGAGCACACGATAGGCATCGCGCGGCAGCTGCTTGTCGACCGGGAACGAGGTGCGGCCCGACGATGCCAGATGCTGCGCGCCCGAGAGCGCGGAGAGATCGACATTGTCCTGCTTCAGCGCCCAGAGCAGCGCGGCCAGCGCACGCGCGGCGGGCTTGAGCAGGCCGGGGAAATAGATGTGATAGGCGCCGAAGCGGACGCCATATTTGCGCAGGACCGCGCGCGAGGGCTGATCGAGATCCTTCAGCTCGTTCGCGATTCTGGGACGCTCGAGCACGCCGAGCGCCTCGACCAGCTGATAAGCGATGCCGCGGGCGATGCCGGTGACATCCTCGGCCTTCGACAGCTCGAACATCGGCCCGAGCAGCTTTTCGATATGCGTCTTGAGCCAGAGCTCGAGCCGCGCCTGCACTTTTTCACGCGGGCCGCCGGTCAATCTCTCGTCGGAGATGATACGGATGCGCGGATGCAGCGCGTCGTCGGCGGCAGACAGGCGCGCCACGGCATCGCCGGTCCAGCGGATGATGCCTTCCGAGGTCAGCACGAACTGCTCGTCCGGCGCGTTGCCCAGCTTCTCGGCGCGCGTGTTGATCTCGCCGGCGAGCACCGCTTGCGCTGCAGCCTGCAAGGCTTTCGCATCGGAGCCGGCTTCCGCCACGTCCGGTGCAAAGGTGAAGCCGTCGAGGCGGCCGATGACATGGCCTTCGACGATGACTTCGCCGGTCTTGCCGATTTCAGTATTCAAGCTCGTGTTCTCCCGCAGGCGGCGCATCAATACACTGGTCCGGCGATCAACGAAACGCTCAGTCAAGCGTTCATGGAGCGCATCCGATAATTTATTTTCGACCTCCCGCGCGATCCCCTGCCAGCGTTCGGGGTCTTTCAGCCAGTCCGGGCGGTTGGCGACGAAGGTCCAGGTGCGAATCTGCGCGATCCGGGCCGACAGCGTGTCGATGTCGCCGTCGATGCGGTCGGCCTGGTCGACCTGGGCGGCGAACCAGGCATCGGGGACGCATCCCTTCTGCATCAGGAAGCCGTAGAGCGTCGTCACCAGCTCAGCATGGGCGGCCGGCGACAGCTTTCGGTAATCGGGGACCTGGCAGGCCTCCCAGAGGCGTTCCACGGCGTCTTTGCCATGCGCGATATCGCGCACCTCGCCGTCGCGGGCGGCGTGGTCGAGCACGCGCATGTCCTCGGCAACAGGCGCGCGCGTCAGCGCCTCGTGCCCCGGAGGTAAGTTCAAGGACACCTGGAGCGCGCCGAGCGAGGAGAAATCCAGCTTCGAGTTGCGCCATTGCAGCATCTTCACGGCATCGAAGGTGTGGTTCTGTAGCGCGTTGACGAGCTCGGGCTCGAACGGCGCGCAGCGGCCGGTGGTGCCGAAGGTGCCGTTGCGCGTGGCGCGGCCGGCGCGGCCGGCGACCTGCGCGAACTCGGCCG from Bradyrhizobium zhanjiangense includes these protein-coding regions:
- a CDS encoding RNA-binding S4 domain-containing protein, producing the protein MDKWLWHARVVKARTSAAELVVTGHVRVNGARETSPGHAIKIGDVLTIALDRTVRVLKVTAFSERRGDAASARVLYEELVERN
- a CDS encoding helicase-related protein, with protein sequence MAFSPSPFASERAPGAGVTAVLGPTNTGKTHLAIERMLAHPSGMIGLPLRLLAREVYNKIADRAGPESVALVTGEEKIKPKKPRYWVSTVEAMPRDLDVSFLAIDEVQIASDLERGHVFTDRILNRRGRDETLLLGAATMRPIIERLLPGVSMITRPRLSSLEFAGDRKITRQPRRTAIVAFSADEVYAIAELIRRQHGGAAVVLGSLSPRTRNAQVAMFQNGDVDYLVATDAVGMGLNLDVDHVAFASDRKFDGYQFRRLTPAEFAQVAGRAGRATRNGTFGTTGRCAPFEPELVNALQNHTFDAVKMLQWRNSKLDFSSLGALQVSLNLPPGHEALTRAPVAEDMRVLDHAARDGEVRDIAHGKDAVERLWEACQVPDYRKLSPAAHAELVTTLYGFLMQKGCVPDAWFAAQVDQADRIDGDIDTLSARIAQIRTWTFVANRPDWLKDPERWQGIAREVENKLSDALHERLTERFVDRRTSVLMRRLRENTSLNTEIGKTGEVIVEGHVIGRLDGFTFAPDVAEAGSDAKALQAAAQAVLAGEINTRAEKLGNAPDEQFVLTSEGIIRWTGDAVARLSAADDALHPRIRIISDERLTGGPREKVQARLELWLKTHIEKLLGPMFELSKAEDVTGIARGIAYQLVEALGVLERPRIANELKDLDQPSRAVLRKYGVRFGAYHIYFPGLLKPAARALAALLWALKQDNVDLSALSGAQHLASSGRTSFPVDKQLPRDAYRVLGYKQAGERAVRVDILERLADLIRPALAWRENSPGEKPAGAFDGRSFVVTQAMTSLTGSAGEDFASVLRALGYRMEKRPPLPQKPVVTETIAAEMPPVEGSAETSTETAAEAVAGLPAEASSTDAAAEPVTVEDAPGVEPQDEAAPAESALEASPEAPVTPEDAPGIAPPAEETAAPAEAAGLEAAAAATAATEAAVSPDAAAPEAAAEPELVEVWRPGGRHEDRKPRHERHRHQRHHHRPQAAAEGATAAPGEAAQSADGEKRGERHRHGGHRRDGAKDFRKPREGGEGGDRREDRNRSFQGKDRDNKGKFGGDRDKGREHRGRDRDKGRDRRDRESGPSLRPYASSANPRERDRPVDPNSPFAKLAALKEQLSGRKE